The Pedosphaera parvula Ellin514 region CTGCCAGTTTAGTGCTGCAAAGCGGGGCTCTGGGGGTGGGGGGAGAAATCTTTGTTCTCGATATGGGAAAACCAGTCAAGGTCGCAGATCTGGCAAAGCAACTCATCGAACTCAGTGGATACAAGCCAGGTGAAATCGAGATTCAATACGTGGGTCTGCGTCCAGGAGAGAAGCTTTTTGAAGAACTGCAACATGAGGCGGAAAACCTGGCGCCAACGCATCACCCAAAGATTTTGCGTTTTACTGCCGCTCCAATGTCCCTTGAAGATATTCAGGAGCATATCAGGAAACTCATGGATGGATTGCACAGCATGGATGCAAACCATCTAAAGCTGCTAATCAAGCAGGCGGTGCCGGAATATAATCCTCATTTACTGACAAATGGTGAAATTGTTGCCTCGACCAGAACGGTAAGCATGACCATTAAGTCTCCTGGTCAGGAAAAACGACGACCGGTCAGCGCGCGATTCCCGATGATTGCGAGTTGGAATCATCCGGAGCATGAGCGTAAGGGGGAAAATGCCCCAGCAGAATCCCTCACTGTTTAAAATTCAAAACGGGAGTTGTCTCCATGAATAAAGTTCGCATTTTTTACGCCTCCTTAGCCTGCTTGATTTGCCTCGGATTGTGGAGTTGTTCATCAATGGACCAAGGCTATGATCCCAGGTTCAATCCTGGCGTTGCTGCGAGCCAGTCCAACGGAACCGGAACGCAGCTCCCTGGAGGAAACCTGGCAGGCAGAACGGAAAGGCCTTCTCAACCGCTTCCGGTAGATTCCCAACTTGCAGTCCGTAAGGCGACAGGATCAAAAAAGCAGGAGATTCCTGAAGAGGTTGCAGGAAATGCACTCGTGAATGAAAGACCCAAGCTCTCTCCTGGTGATGTGGTTGAGCTTAAGGTCTATCAAGAGGATGAACTGAGCGCCCGCGCTCGTGTGGACAACGACGGGATGGCAACCTTTCCGTTATTAAAGCCTCTCGTCGTGAAAGGCAAAACGTTGGAGGAGGCAAGAGTCATGATCAAGGATATCCTGGCAAAGGAGTATTTGACCGACCCACATGTTTCTCTGACGGTGGTCGAGTTTGCCAAAAGGCGATTCTCAGTCATGGGAGAGGTCAAGGCTCCAGGTTTTTATAGCATACCGGAGGATACAAACTTGAACCTGCTTCAGGCTCTTTCCATGGCCGGAGGCTATACGGCTTTCAGTAAAGGCACCCGTGTCAGGATCAAAAGAATAATCGATGGCAGGGAAAGTGTGATGCGGGTTGATGCGCAAGCCATGGCAAATGAAAAGAACGTCAAGGTAATCACCATTCAACCCGACGATGCCATAGAAGTTGGCTCAAGCATTTTTTGAAATATGAAACTTAGACTTTCCAACGAGCGAGAGATCGCAGAGATGACGGAGGTGGATCGCCCCCTGGATGTACAAGAGTTCCTGCAAACCTTGATAGAGAAGTGGTGGTTAATTGTTTTGGTGACTTGTGCGGTAACGCTCCCGGCATTTTGGTGGGTTCGTAATGTCCCGGTCGGCTATCAGGCCAGGGCGGTGCTCCAAGTGGAGCAGGAAGAACAACGGTTGGTGGGCATAGAGG contains the following coding sequences:
- a CDS encoding polysaccharide biosynthesis/export family protein, encoding MNKVRIFYASLACLICLGLWSCSSMDQGYDPRFNPGVAASQSNGTGTQLPGGNLAGRTERPSQPLPVDSQLAVRKATGSKKQEIPEEVAGNALVNERPKLSPGDVVELKVYQEDELSARARVDNDGMATFPLLKPLVVKGKTLEEARVMIKDILAKEYLTDPHVSLTVVEFAKRRFSVMGEVKAPGFYSIPEDTNLNLLQALSMAGGYTAFSKGTRVRIKRIIDGRESVMRVDAQAMANEKNVKVITIQPDDAIEVGSSIF